The genomic region CCCCGCCGCCGACGCGGATATCCTTGTCGCCGGCAACGGCGCGCGCCCGCGCGAGCGCCGCGAGCATGCCGTCGGTCACGAAGTGGAACGTGGTGCCGCCCTCCATCTCGATGTCGGGCCGCGCGTGACGGGTCAGCACGAACACCGGCGTGTGGTACGGCGGGTTGTTGCCCCACCAGCCTTTCCAGGCATGATCCGGCCACGGCCCGCGGATCGGGCCGAACATGTTGCGCCCCATGATCCAGGCCCCGATCCCCTCCATCGACTTGCGGGCGATCTCGTCGTCGAGGCCGGTGGTGCCGCCGTCCTGGCCAATCATCGCGCGAAAGGTTCGCGTCTCGAAGAACCAGGCCGCGGGCAGCGCCAGGCCGCCGACGCCGAACGGATGTTCGAGGCTCTGATTCAGCGCCGCGCCGAATCCGTCGATCGAGACCGTGAATACTGAAGTCCTGACTTTTCCCATGATATTCCGCTTGCGTGAGTGGGGAGACCTTACGGAAGACGGGCGGGAAAGCCAGCGGCCGACATTTGCCCGGCAGGAAAATTTGCGCGGCTATTTCGCCCCGCACAGCACGTCGATGGCGCCCTTCACGATCGCCTCGAGCTCCTTGCGCGGCACGCGGGCGCGGGCGCGGATCGCGATGGTGTGGATGGTGGCGGAGGCCAGATGCGCCAGCGACGCCGGATCGGTCCCCTCAGGCAGTTCCCCGCGCTCCTTGGCATGGCGGAAGCAGATGCCGAACGCCTTGTCGAGCTCGGTCAGGCCCTCGACCACCATGGTGCGGATGTCCGGATCCGACACCGCCTCGGATGCAGCCGTCATCACGGTGAAGCAACCGCGCGGGCCGGACTCGCCGGAGAGATAGATGTCGAGCGCGATGCGATAGATGCGCTCGAGCCGCTCGCGCAGCGGCGCGTCGGCGCGGAAGATGTCGACCATCGCGGCGCGCGCGTCGTCGCGATAGCGCTGGTAGCTCTTGATGTAGAGCTCGCGCTTGTCGCCGAACGCGCCATAGAGGCTCGGCCGGTTCATGCCGGTCGCGGCGCTCAGATCGTCGAGCGAGGTCGCGGCGAAGCCGTCGCGCCGGAACAGATCGAGCGCCTTGCCGAGCGCGACATCGGGCTCATAGGCGCGCGGCCGCCCGCGGCGTTTCGGCGCGACCGGCGCCGCGATTTTGGCAGCAGACGGCGGCTTCCTAGTTTTTTGTACCATTTCGAATTTAATTCCTTGACGCCGCCAATATTATCCAAGACAGTACAAAAATCAACAACGGCCGGACACCCGCGCCAGACACCGGAGGCAACCCATGGACCTTTATTTCTCGCCCCTCGCCTGCTCGATGGCGACCCGCGTCGCGCTCTATGAAGCCGGCCAGCCGGCCAATTATCTCGAGGTCGACCCGAAGACCAAGGCGGTGCGCAACGACGGCTCCGACTTCAACAAGGTCAACCCGCTCGGCCTGGTGCCGACGCTGCGCACCGACGACGGCATCGTGCTGACCGAGAACGCCGCGATCCTGCAATATGTCGCCGACCAGTTTCCGCGGGCCGGCATCGGCACCGTATCGAACGCCGAGCGTTCA from Bradyrhizobium elkanii USDA 76 harbors:
- a CDS encoding dihydrofolate reductase family protein, with the translated sequence MGKVRTSVFTVSIDGFGAALNQSLEHPFGVGGLALPAAWFFETRTFRAMIGQDGGTTGLDDEIARKSMEGIGAWIMGRNMFGPIRGPWPDHAWKGWWGNNPPYHTPVFVLTRHARPDIEMEGGTTFHFVTDGMLAALARARAVAGDKDIRVGGGVSVVRQFLQARLLDELQLVLPPVVLGAGESLFAGLDLPALGYAVVAHVASPHATHVTFARKS
- a CDS encoding TetR/AcrR family transcriptional regulator — its product is MVQKTRKPPSAAKIAAPVAPKRRGRPRAYEPDVALGKALDLFRRDGFAATSLDDLSAATGMNRPSLYGAFGDKRELYIKSYQRYRDDARAAMVDIFRADAPLRERLERIYRIALDIYLSGESGPRGCFTVMTAASEAVSDPDIRTMVVEGLTELDKAFGICFRHAKERGELPEGTDPASLAHLASATIHTIAIRARARVPRKELEAIVKGAIDVLCGAK